The genomic segment CGGCCACGAACGTCTCTCGCATGTCCATTGTGGAGTTTCCTCTCAGCTCTTGCTCTCGACGGTGGCGACGACGACGTGCGGGCGCCCGGGCAGCGGGGTGGTCAGCGCCGACTCGATCGCCCGGTGGTCCCGACCGTCCACCGTGGCGCTCGACCAGCCGTGCGCGGCGAACCGGGCGCCGATGCCGCCGGGCCAGCCGTGCGTCGCGGACCGGTTGTCCACCACCAGGACGGTCAGGCTGTCCAGGCCGGTGGCACCGGCGTACGCGATGGCCTCGTGGTTGCTGCCCTCGTCGAGTTCGGCATCGCCGACCAGCACGTAGGTACGCGCGTCCGCGAGTCCCTGGGCGCGCAGGCCGAGCGCGACACCGACACCGAGCGGCAGGCCGTGGCCGAGCGAGCCGGACGAGATCTCCACGCCGGGCAGCCGGGTGCGGTCCGGGTGGTAGCCGAGCGGCGAGTCGTACGAACCGAAGTCGTCCAGCCAGCTGGGCGGGAAGAATCCCTTCGCGGCCAGTACCGCGTAGTACGCGGCGGGTCCGTGCCCCTTGGACAGCAGGAAACGGTCCCGGGCCGGATCGCCCACGGTGTCCGGGTCGATCCGCAGTACCCGGTCGTAGAGCACCCAGAGCACGTCCAGCGTGGAGGTCGCGCTCGGTTCGTGCTTCTCGTCACCGGTCATCCGGGTCAGCAGCGCGGGCAGGTCGTCGTACCCGAGGCGGTCTTCCGTTGCGGTCGTCATGCCGGTAGCCTGCAACCTGAAGTCAGGTTTAAGTCAACCCGGATGTGAAGACTGGCACCATGAGCGAGCTACCCGAGACCCTCACCATCGGCGAGCTGGCAGCCCGCAGCGGCGTCGCCGCCTCCGCGCTGCGCTACTACGACAAGCTCGGCCTGCTGCAGTCCGACCGCAGCGGCGGCAACCAGCGCCGGTTCGCCCGCAGCGAGCTGCGCCGGGTCGCGTTCATCCGGATCGCGCAGCGGGTCGGGCTGAGCCTGGACGAGATCCGCGAGGCGCTGGCACTGCTGCCGG from the Actinocatenispora thailandica genome contains:
- a CDS encoding transketolase, giving the protein MTGDEKHEPSATSTLDVLWVLYDRVLRIDPDTVGDPARDRFLLSKGHGPAAYYAVLAAKGFFPPSWLDDFGSYDSPLGYHPDRTRLPGVEISSGSLGHGLPLGVGVALGLRAQGLADARTYVLVGDAELDEGSNHEAIAYAGATGLDSLTVLVVDNRSATHGWPGGIGARFAAHGWSSATVDGRDHRAIESALTTPLPGRPHVVVATVESKS
- the soxR gene encoding redox-sensitive transcriptional activator SoxR; translated protein: MSELPETLTIGELAARSGVAASALRYYDKLGLLQSDRSGGNQRRFARSELRRVAFIRIAQRVGLSLDEIREALALLPENRTPTRGDWARLSRAWRSRLDEQIHLMERLRDRLASCIGCGCLSLKKCELSNPHDMLASDGPGPRYLIEG